In Helianthus annuus cultivar XRQ/B chromosome 9, HanXRQr2.0-SUNRISE, whole genome shotgun sequence, the following are encoded in one genomic region:
- the LOC110877646 gene encoding beta carbonic anhydrase 5, chloroplastic isoform X1: MAQLSLGSSPIYKAKFARSTIFDPKLKFLEIEQTQLGFWNSSKKDIFLRLQTSMVPSGLNPRDIYRSNMALRLQASTEGVALVQETTETTPKLINDSSDSFTEMKNRFLSFKKHKYLENLERYQELAQAQAPKFLVISCADSRVCPSYILGFQPGEAFVVRNVANLVPPFENGPCETNAALEFSVTTLEVENILVTGHSCCGGIRALMSMEDEENSSSFIKNWVVVGKAAKSSTKATASNLSFDQQCKHCEKESINNSLLNLLTYPWVEERVAKGLLSLHGGYYNFVDCTYEKWTLDYQKSNPKQETGGYAIKNREFWS; this comes from the exons ATGGCCCAATTATCTCTCGGATCTTCCCCTATTTACAAAGCCAAGTTTGCTAGATCAACT ATCTTTGATCCCAAGTTGAAGTTTTTGGAAATTGAGCAGACCCAGTTGGGGTTTTGGAATTCTTCCAA GAAAGACATATTTTTACGATTACAGACATCAATGGTACCTTCGGGATTGAACCCAAGAG ACATTTATAGGAGCAATATGGCTTTAAGATTGCAAGCCTCAACGGAGGGGGTCGCTCTGGTTCAAGAAACCACGGAAACTACACCAAAACTTATCAATGATAGCAGCGATTCATTCACTGAGATGAAAAATAGATTTTTGAGTTTTAAAAAACACAAATACTT GGAAAACCTAGAGCGCTATCAAGAACTTGCTCAAGCACAAGCCCCGAAg TTTTTGGTGATTTCGTGTGCAGATTCAAGAGTTTGCCCCTCGTATATCCTAGGATTTCAACCTGGTGAAGCTTTTGTGGTCCGTAATGTGGCTAACCTTGTTCCACCATTTGAG AATGGACCGTGTGAAACAAATGCTGCGCTTGAATTCTCTGTGACTACTCTTGAA GTTGAAAATATACTGGTGACTGGACATAGCTGTTGTGGAGGTATCCGTGCCCTCATGAGCATGGAGGATGAAGAAAATTCAAG TAGCTTCATCAAGAATTGGGTTGTGGTAGGAAAAGCAGCAAAATCAAGCACAAAGGCTACTGCCTCTAACCTCAGCTTTGACCAGCAGTGCAAACACTGTGAAAAG GAATCAATAAATAATTCACTGTTGAACTTGCTTACATACCCATGGGTCGAAGAACGGGTGGCAAAAGGTTTGCTTTCTCTCCATGGTGGCTACTATAATTTCGTGGATTGTACATACGAAAAGTGGACTCTTGATTACCAAAAGAGCAATCCAAAGCAGGAAACAGGTGGGTACGCCATAAAAAACCGTGAGTTTTGGTCTTGA
- the LOC110877646 gene encoding beta carbonic anhydrase 5, chloroplastic isoform X2, which yields MAQLSLGSSPIYKAKFARSTIFDPKLKFLEIEQTQLGFWNSSKSNMALRLQASTEGVALVQETTETTPKLINDSSDSFTEMKNRFLSFKKHKYLENLERYQELAQAQAPKFLVISCADSRVCPSYILGFQPGEAFVVRNVANLVPPFENGPCETNAALEFSVTTLEVENILVTGHSCCGGIRALMSMEDEENSSSFIKNWVVVGKAAKSSTKATASNLSFDQQCKHCEKESINNSLLNLLTYPWVEERVAKGLLSLHGGYYNFVDCTYEKWTLDYQKSNPKQETGGYAIKNREFWS from the exons ATGGCCCAATTATCTCTCGGATCTTCCCCTATTTACAAAGCCAAGTTTGCTAGATCAACT ATCTTTGATCCCAAGTTGAAGTTTTTGGAAATTGAGCAGACCCAGTTGGGGTTTTGGAATTCTTCCAA GAGCAATATGGCTTTAAGATTGCAAGCCTCAACGGAGGGGGTCGCTCTGGTTCAAGAAACCACGGAAACTACACCAAAACTTATCAATGATAGCAGCGATTCATTCACTGAGATGAAAAATAGATTTTTGAGTTTTAAAAAACACAAATACTT GGAAAACCTAGAGCGCTATCAAGAACTTGCTCAAGCACAAGCCCCGAAg TTTTTGGTGATTTCGTGTGCAGATTCAAGAGTTTGCCCCTCGTATATCCTAGGATTTCAACCTGGTGAAGCTTTTGTGGTCCGTAATGTGGCTAACCTTGTTCCACCATTTGAG AATGGACCGTGTGAAACAAATGCTGCGCTTGAATTCTCTGTGACTACTCTTGAA GTTGAAAATATACTGGTGACTGGACATAGCTGTTGTGGAGGTATCCGTGCCCTCATGAGCATGGAGGATGAAGAAAATTCAAG TAGCTTCATCAAGAATTGGGTTGTGGTAGGAAAAGCAGCAAAATCAAGCACAAAGGCTACTGCCTCTAACCTCAGCTTTGACCAGCAGTGCAAACACTGTGAAAAG GAATCAATAAATAATTCACTGTTGAACTTGCTTACATACCCATGGGTCGAAGAACGGGTGGCAAAAGGTTTGCTTTCTCTCCATGGTGGCTACTATAATTTCGTGGATTGTACATACGAAAAGTGGACTCTTGATTACCAAAAGAGCAATCCAAAGCAGGAAACAGGTGGGTACGCCATAAAAAACCGTGAGTTTTGGTCTTGA